The following are encoded in a window of Pseudalgibacter alginicilyticus genomic DNA:
- a CDS encoding tetratricopeptide repeat protein — protein MPNKYYIKLCLFIITSFAYAQDMQEGFSYLETGKYAKAETFFETVLKNHSTNKTAKLCYGRAVGLQGQSEKAVAIFTDLLKVYPNDFEIKLNYAEALLWNKNYAEAKSFYNILIKEDKQSFPALLGYANTLSNLKIYDGALMFVNKALKVLPGNPNALTSKKYIYLGYAYQNQQAQNYDEAERLLKENLSLFKDDKDSLLNLANLYLIAEKFDEAETTYNLLAEKPENKQIALNGLALVSHLNGKEKKALQISTESFLSLETNTNPELKQATTERYIQALIWNKKFKTANTLISNLIERKPNENWVLALRATLNIYKSDFKKSLTDYNHILKNDSTSFDGNLGKANALKAIGIYNDAYLAAENTLKIYDKQKDASNFIKTLNTNFTPFWETNTSYSFDNGDNKAFSIQTRIEFPTSTKFKWLANYSYRTTSNKVTNNDATSNDFSLGLSYQLLPNITFKGLAGVTSAKANTNDYNQFVTNLALNIKPFKLQVLDIGYKSEIQSFNAELLNREIVMNNLYANYNLSTNFNFGWFTQYFYTWQNDDNTRNLLFTSLYYNILSKPALKAGLNYQYITFKNQVPTVYFSPEKFNAAEVFVNLIKDEAITQPNAWFYELTVATGLQYIEDDNSQSTYRIQTKLGYKFTERTLLNVYGIRSNIASATAAGFTFTEIGLRFKWYLFDKPFFRD, from the coding sequence ATGCCCAATAAATATTACATAAAATTATGCTTGTTTATCATAACAAGTTTTGCTTATGCCCAAGATATGCAAGAAGGGTTTTCCTATTTAGAAACGGGTAAATATGCTAAAGCAGAAACTTTTTTTGAGACTGTTTTAAAAAACCACTCAACTAATAAAACGGCTAAGTTATGTTATGGTCGTGCGGTTGGTTTACAAGGTCAATCTGAAAAAGCAGTGGCTATTTTTACCGATTTATTAAAAGTATATCCAAACGATTTTGAAATAAAACTTAACTATGCAGAAGCCTTACTTTGGAATAAAAACTATGCAGAAGCCAAATCATTTTATAACATTTTAATTAAAGAAGATAAACAAAGTTTCCCTGCCCTTTTAGGGTATGCCAATACACTTTCTAATCTTAAAATTTACGATGGAGCTCTAATGTTTGTAAATAAAGCTTTAAAAGTTTTACCTGGAAACCCCAATGCATTAACCTCAAAAAAATATATATATTTAGGCTATGCATATCAAAATCAACAAGCTCAAAATTACGATGAAGCCGAACGTTTATTAAAAGAAAACCTTTCTCTTTTTAAAGATGATAAAGACAGTTTATTAAATCTTGCAAACTTGTATTTAATAGCTGAAAAATTTGATGAAGCTGAAACCACTTATAATTTATTAGCAGAAAAACCTGAAAACAAACAAATTGCTTTAAATGGTTTAGCTTTAGTTTCTCATTTAAATGGCAAAGAAAAAAAAGCATTACAAATAAGCACAGAAAGTTTTTTAAGCTTAGAAACAAATACGAATCCTGAACTAAAACAAGCAACTACCGAACGCTACATACAAGCCCTCATTTGGAATAAAAAATTTAAAACGGCTAATACGCTTATTTCAAATTTAATAGAACGTAAACCAAATGAAAATTGGGTTCTTGCATTACGTGCCACTCTCAATATTTATAAAAGTGATTTTAAAAAGAGCCTAACAGATTATAATCATATCTTAAAAAACGACAGCACGTCATTTGATGGAAACTTAGGAAAAGCCAATGCCTTAAAAGCCATTGGTATTTATAATGATGCTTATCTCGCGGCAGAAAACACCCTAAAGATTTATGATAAGCAAAAAGATGCCTCAAATTTTATTAAAACCTTAAACACCAATTTCACTCCTTTTTGGGAAACAAACACCTCCTACTCGTTTGACAATGGCGATAATAAAGCCTTTAGCATACAAACCCGTATTGAATTTCCAACTTCAACAAAATTTAAATGGTTAGCAAACTATAGCTACAGAACAACCAGCAACAAGGTAACTAATAATGATGCCACCTCAAACGATTTTTCATTAGGATTATCCTACCAGCTATTGCCAAACATCACCTTTAAAGGGTTAGCGGGCGTAACCTCGGCAAAAGCCAACACAAACGATTATAATCAGTTTGTTACCAATTTAGCTTTAAATATAAAACCATTTAAACTACAAGTTTTAGATATTGGCTATAAAAGCGAAATACAAAGTTTTAATGCTGAATTATTAAATCGTGAAATTGTAATGAATAATCTGTACGCCAATTATAACCTAAGCACGAATTTCAATTTTGGATGGTTTACACAGTATTTTTATACCTGGCAAAATGACGATAATACTAGAAATCTTTTATTTACCTCGTTATATTATAACATACTTAGCAAACCTGCTTTAAAAGCAGGTTTGAACTACCAATACATTACTTTCAAAAATCAAGTCCCTACTGTTTATTTTAGCCCAGAAAAATTTAATGCTGCTGAAGTTTTTGTTAATTTGATTAAAGATGAAGCCATTACACAACCCAACGCATGGTTTTACGAGCTAACGGTCGCCACTGGATTACAATATATTGAAGACGATAACAGCCAAAGTACTTACCGCATACAAACTAAGTTAGGATATAAGTTTACGGAACGCACCCTATTAAATGTTTATGGCATTCGAAGCAATATTGCCTCTGCAACAGCAGCTGGCTTTACTTTTACTGAAATTGGGTTGCGTTTTAAATGGTATTTATTTGATAAACCTTTTTTTAGAGACTAA
- a CDS encoding STAS domain-containing protein — protein sequence MQLTEIYWCSVDSWEIFVPATNETINYNLQMMSLTIKENNGIFLLEGIIDSTTLKKLHNHLEFLLAYTKSVTINIDKVTAINKSGLEIIENLFRRAELNNKEFYVIGYGCKAIYESKNLLNVA from the coding sequence TTGCAACTCACCGAAATTTACTGGTGCTCTGTTGATTCTTGGGAGATATTTGTACCAGCAACCAATGAAACCATTAACTATAACCTACAGATGATGTCACTTACAATTAAAGAAAATAACGGAATATTTTTATTAGAAGGTATAATTGATTCTACAACATTAAAAAAGCTTCATAATCATTTAGAATTTTTATTGGCTTATACCAAGTCTGTAACCATAAACATTGATAAGGTAACAGCAATAAATAAAAGCGGATTAGAGATTATTGAAAACCTTTTTCGCAGAGCTGAATTGAATAATAAAGAATTTTATGTTATCGGTTATGGTTGTAAAGCTATTTATGAATCAAAGAATTTGTTAAACGTAGCATAA